The genomic window cATGAAATTTATACCAAAATGAATGCACTAATTTTTTCCATGCCTTTTTTggattttgttactttttttttaacatattaataACTCCTTTTTACATTACAAGGTtgtaacatttttcaaacacacaaatatttgctgatttattttttttgttccgagTAATTAGacaatgcttattacaaattaattactcCTATTATATTGTAAAGGTGCATCATATATCAGTCAGAATGACACtatttttgtgaaataagtaTCATGAACCATTTAAGtaccatatttattgaataatgtgctatatttatgaataaacagaactGATACATAATAACACTGAAATTTCttgttttataaacaaaattggcctaaaaataaaaacataaaacttgTCTCTAATTATGTATTTCTTTTATCTTGCCATGTAATTTCAACATGCCTGAACTTTAACCAAGGAAatgtgaattttaataatttgcatTATTCTTCTCAAATCATATGTCCTTATTTGAAATTCCTTTATTAATGTACTTAAGCAAATAGTGACTGTATGtcataatgaaaagaaaaatatttaataatatctcTTGTTTTCAGTTCTTTTTTTCGAGCTGGAAATTACTTGGGTGCAGTCAGTGCATACAGCCATGCCATAAAGTTGGGTAGCAAGATGCCAGAAATATACTCCAATCGTGCTGCAGCACATTTCGCCCTCAACAATCTTCATAAGACTCTCAACGACTGCACAAAGGTGAGTCATCGATATACTAAACTTGTACACAACAAAAGCTGCAGTTTATATGAGTTCCAGGACGTATTCATGAGCCAGTGTGCATTCTTAAGAATTCCCAGTTCTCCACCCCTCATTTCTTCAATGTTCCATTCTCATCTCATCCTCATCTTCACTAATGACCCCAATGTTGACAATCAGGGATAGATTTTAAGGATTTAACTGGACTGTCCAACGGACAGGTATAATTGGACACTTACCTGTCCGTAACTAATTCCACCTGTCCAgcttacgttaaaaaaattactggttaTAAACTTGATATGTATATGCTTAAGAACATTACTGTACTCAAAACAAGTcagttttacactattttaatattaataatagagttttaaatattgatttaagtGTTTTGCACTAAATCACTGGTTTAATGTGTCTGAACTACTATCAGATGAACTGTCATCAGATGCCTCTTCCTCATCTTGCTGCAGCCTAGCTATGCACTTTCTGTATGGGGGCTGAAATGGTCTGCGCTCTCTCTCACCACGATTAAACCAAAGTTCAATAGCCGGGGTAGGATCAAAATCACAGACACTACTTGATTTCATCTGGATACGCATCAGTGATGATAATGTATCATCATTAAGTTTGTTGCGCCAGTCTGTTTTGGTAGACTTCATCAAAGAAAATCCTCTTTCACAATCTGCAGTGTGAGCAGGTAGAGACAACACAAGATCCACAAGTGAAAGAATATTAACAAATTTGCTCTTGTGTCTTGTGTTTATTTCCCTCCAACTGGCTTTGTACACAGGAGTACAATCCTGGTAAACAACAATTTTCAGAGCTGTCCATTCTGGCTCCACCATTTCACACTGAACATTATTGTTCACAAGGgatcttgaaaaaaaatgtaacatcttAATGATGGATGTGTCACCAAAGTGTTGTTCATTATTAGAAGGCCATGTTTTGAAATTGAAAATATTGGTTGCAACAAGTAATTCAGACATTTCAGTGTCTTTATCTGTGAGTCGAGATTCCAGACATCTAACAATGATATTTATAGCACCAGTCTTGTTTGAGGAATGTAAAGCAATACCTTTCAGCTGTCTTCCGTCCGGTTCCATCGATTTTCTCCAAGAACGTAAATGAAAACCTTCACTGATTCTCAGTTTCTGCAACATGCAAATAGTCTCTTGTATGGTTGAATTTGTCTCTGCTATTGTCAAACCTGAGACCTGGAAAGACTGTGATAAGTAACTCAATGCACAGAGTATGTCACAAAAGAAATGCAGGTACtgtaccaggggcgtagccaggggggggttttaggggttcgaaccccccccttagcaccaaatctttaattaatttcttactcatcactcaaacaaatttcatattaaaattaataaaatttttaccattacaatatttaaatttaagcaccgaaaactgctaaaatagcactattttacaccttaaaaaccaaatttttccgggggaggacccccggaccccccgctttaatacggggggaggggggccatgcttcttaacaccccccatacgcaaatcctggctacgccactgtactgTACCAATTCAAAACTTTGCAAAGATTCTTTAACTAATTTGCATGTTAAATTGGTGGATGCATCACATTTGGAGTCTTGCAGTAGATTTGTTGCAGTCAAGTGAAGAGCAGGAATTATTTTGATTACATTTGTGACACATGATTTCAAGTGTGGAATCCAACGAGTTCCTCAACTCTTGTGGGCGCGTAAAACTTGATCTTAAGTGTTTCGCAGGAATTCTTTAGAAGACTGCGATGAACTGGGCTGTGATGGTAAAATGAATAAACCTTTCTCAAGAAAATGTCAATTTTAGAATGTAGTGGTATTTGGACGAGTGCTGATTTTACAGCGAGCTCCAAGCAGTGAGCCATGCAGTGAACAGCAACTAAATTTGGTTGCATGTTTTCTTTCAATTTCGCTTGTACACCATTACGTAAACCTCTCATTACAGCTGCACCATCACTGGCAAAGCCTACCAAGTGTTTCTTCATGTTCACACTGTCATAACCACAATATTCATGTAAAACGGTTAAAATGCACTCAAATATCTGAGTAGCATTAGGCCTGTCGACATGCCTGACTGCTACAAAGTCAGTATGGATCTCCCCTTCAAGTGCGTACCTCACATACACAATGACCTGCTCAAGCACAGCACTGTCGGTCGACTCGTCACAcatcacagaaaaataatttgcacttttcaaattattttctaatgATTTCAATTCAGTTTCAGCAATTACACTCATGAcagacttgccaacctttacgattttttcgtaaaatgtacgaaaatcatgtccgttttacgattgtacgaggatgtctgcattttttacgaattttaagtacgagacgtttattaaaacatgtattttccgtttgccttaaatgttttattgtatggtttgtgaatgctgttgccatgtgttgttgctgtggaaacgagtgcggtaattgagttatattattggtcgaAGGCCAGCAAATCACGTAATTTGTTGTTCGATTGTATATCTTTCCTTATTGGCCGCCTCAGTTACATTgatgcgcttacaaccaatcacgaaccagtttaaatagcatttttagtttggcaagatggtgtcgtgcataagcgtatgttgtgattcttcagttaaagttgagccaattttgattttgtttattacaggttaggaaacgaatttattgcatgtttttaataaaaagtgttaTGTGCAGAATTAACGGAAGTGGAATCAAGTGAGGAAGAAAATGCCCCCGAAACGTGATACGCATTCGTGATACATACACGCGGGATTTTCcgtgtattcttaaatcaagcaagggaacacagttcgcatttttttttcagtgtgtagatgcgacatcaacattgggcacggcggaaaatatgacatcaatctccacgtgaactgttcataacatctcgcaaatgttaaaagtgtcgcAGTCAATTCAAAGGTTAGTGATTAGTTCGCTAAAAATAATagcacagacaatgctgtaatacgtgcaaatgtatgtttacaaactttttggttgaACATAATATTCCTTCAAATGATTTGGATCACGCGGGcccgttattcagaaaaatgttttcaaattctgaagtagcaaaaaaatttggttgcgcaagaacaaagtcgacggctatcgtgaaagaaatggcaacagatgcaactataaaatttttgtaatttacaaactgtggCATTTACAGTCGCGACCGACGGCAGCAACGACTCTGACTCCAAATTATATCCACcactagtagtaacattttgtgatgcaagtttgaaaatgatagtgtcaaggttgctttcattaccagtactccagggagattctactggaagttaactgatatcagtgtatGTTCATTAATGGACTATAAAACAGTGAATTgcacaaaactatttaatttggcgaccgatgtcgccagatagcaagagtacccgatagcaccacttaccaccatgcctttgtagaacaactgacttccggaggaagcagggcagccaactcacagcagccaagtagcagcgccactatcgccagcagcgcggcgcgcgagattcaaaactcaagtgtgttgaccaatgccaacaatgtttataatgtccaaggtctatttacacggaaactatacaatataCATAACATACCGCCCACCTTGAAATCACCGATTTCAACAGTCACAGGGGAGCGGGCATAATTTCACTGCTGGCCGTTTGACAGTGCCTGTGACAGTGCGTACAGTGGCCACTCGTGCCACGCCGTCCGTTCCATGATGAAGATCAACAATGCGCCCCAGCGGCCATTGCAGAGGTGGAAGCCTGTCTTCCTTGACCAGCACCATCTGGTTGGGGGCAAGACCTGACGCCCTTTTCTGCCATTTGCTACGTTGTTGCAGCGTGTGCAGGTAATCCCGATGCCAGCGATGCCAGAAATCTTGATGTAGTCGGGATACAAGCTGCCAGCGATGCAAACAGTTCATTTTTACCTGACGTAAATCTGGTTCGGGTATTGTCACTAACGGTTCCAGCGTCAGGAAATGGCCTGGGGTCAGAGGAGTGAAGTCCTTGGGATCCGCACTGAGGGGACACAACGGCCTTGAGTTCAACACTGCTTCAACCTGAGCCAATACTGTGTTTAACTCCTCGTACGTTAGGATCTGCTCTCCTATCACCCTCCTCAAATGGGACTTGAACGACTTGACACCCGCTTCCCATAAACCCCCAAAGTGAGGAGCAGCTGGCGGGTTGAAATGCCAAGTCACACCAAGATGTGCGAGCGATGAAGCCACTGTTGTTTGATGGGAAGACGACGTGAGGAGTTGTTGTAGTTCGGAGAGCTGATTTCGTGCCCCAACAAAGTTGGTGCCACAATCGCTGTAGATGTCCGAGGAACGTCCTCGACGTGCAATGAAACGTTTATAGGCAGCCAAAAACACATCTGTCGATAAGTCCGAGGCTAGCTCGATATGTACTGCCTTTGTTGCGCAACAGACAAACACGCATAGATATGCTTTCAGCACAGCAGCCTTGCGAAGACGGGCCATCTTAATCAAGAATGGACCAGCGTAATCAACCCCCGACCTTGAGAACGGTTTTACCTGCTGAACCCGCATAGCTGGAAGGTTTCCCATCAGCGGAGCAACTGATGATGGAGATGCACGAAAACAACGCACACAGCGGTGCACAAGGTTGGTGATTGCACGCTTGTCCCCCATAATCCAGAACTTCTCCCTGAGAATGGCCTGGAGTGCTTGTATTCCCGGATGTTGATTAACTTCATGGTAATGACCTATGATCAGTCTTGTCAGGGGATTCGATTTAGGAAGAAGGGCTGGGTGCTTCTGCTCAAAGGGCAGATCCGAATGAGACAGTCTGCCGCCCACCCTAATCACTCCCTTGGAGTCAATGAACGGTAGCAATCTACGAAGTTGTGGGGaggtgatttgatccttcttcaAGGCAATTAAATCACTTCGATAGCACATGGACTGAACATAACGTATCCAGAACTCTAGGGCAGTGTTTAGATCCTTCGATGACAGCTCTTCTATGGCCCGTCCTTCCAGTGGATGACGACAATTGTTGATAAATCTGAACAAGCAGGCAGTAACACGCAACAGCCTTGTCAACCGACTGAAACGTTCCAATAATGTGTCCAAGTCCCCAGGGGAGATAAAAGTTCCCAATGCCACTACCTTCCTTTCAAGCAGGATTACGTCAGAAGCCTTAATGCACGGAATACCTTCAGGCCACTGGTCCTCAGCCTTCTTCAGCCATGAAGGGCCAGACCACCACAGAGGATGAGATACAATTTGTGCTGGCAGAAGCCCACGGGATCCACAGTCTGCCGGGTTATGTTCAGAACGAACATGCTTCCACCATTCTGGACGAGTTAGCTCTTGAATGTGACTAACCCGGTTTGCCACAAAGGTCTTTAACTCATGTGGAGAAGAGTTTATCCAGGCAAGAGTTACCTGTGAATCAGTCCAGGCAGTAACCGAACTGAAGTGCAGTGTCGCTCCATAGGCATCAATGACATGGTGAAGCAGGCGAGCCAACAAAAGGGCCCCACATAGTTCTAAGCGAGGCAGCGACTGAACCTTGAGTGGCGCTACCTTCGACTTGGCAATCAGCAAGTGTACCAGAACTGTACCATCAGGGTTGTCAATGCGCAAGTACACAACTGCTGCGTAACCAATTTCGGAGCTGTCCGAAAATCCATGCAACTGGTAGGAACCTCCTGCCTGTCCTCGAATCAGTCGGGGAATGGTAACTGATGACAGTTGTGACAGCTGAGTGTTGAAGTTCTTCCAGTTGCTTAGGATGTCATCCGGTGGTTCAGTATCCCAGCCCAGGTTCCGTGCCCACAAGACTTGGATCAGGTGCTTTGCAAACATACTCAGTGGGGTGAGCCACCCAAGAGGATCAAAAATCCTAGCCAGATTTGACAGGATTGTCCTTTTTGTGGCATTGCCAGAACTAGGCTGTATCTTGTAGGAATATGTGTCCGACACAGGATTCCATTGCAGACCCAAGACCTTAATGACACAATCGTCCGAATCCAATGAAAATGGTTGTGGGATCTCAATATCCTCCACTGGCAACCAATCCAGAAGAGCTTGGTGGTTGCTCATAAATTTGCGCAGCTTGAAGCCTCCTTTTCCTAGGAGTGTTATAAGCTCCCTCTGAATGGCCAAGGCAGAATCAACCGAATTAGATCCAGTGACAACATCGTCAACGTAGACATCTGTAAGTAAGACCTGTGATGCAGTTGGGAAGTGCTCGGTTTCATCCTGTGCCAATTGTTGAAGTGTACGTAATGCGAGAAACGGTGCTGCAGAGACACCATAGGTTACAGTCTTGAGACGATAATCCTTCACAGGTTCAGCATCATTAAACCTCCAAACAATGTGCTGATAATCCTGATGAGTGTGTACACCTATCTGTCTGTACATCTGTTTGATGTCACCAGTGAAGACTACTACATGCAGACGAAAACTCAACAATAGGTCAACTATGTCCCGTTGAAGCCGGGTGCCAGTAAAGAGCGCATCGTTCAGCGAAACACCTGAAGAGCTCTTGGCGGATGCATCAAAAACCACCCTCAGTTTTGTAGTTGAACTTTCAGGTTTAACCACACAGTGATGGGGAATATAATACGACGCTGAAGGAATCTGTGACTCTGTTACTTCTTCCATGTGACCACTAGCTACATAATCACTCATAAACTCTGAATACATGGCCTTCAATTTGGGATCAGACTTGAGacgattttcaagacgaagaaatctgTTAAGAGCCTGCGGCCTTGACGCACCCAATTTCAGAAGAGGTTGCCGAAAGGGCAGTGATACACTGTAACGCCCATCTCCAGACCTCAGATGAGTTTTACTGAACCATTCCTCACATTTGACATCTTCAGGAGACTTGTGTGTTGTCGCAGGAAACTCCTCTAATTCCCAGAACCTTTTTACTACCTCATCCAAAGGAGGGTGTGAAGTGAGAAGAGAGATACACAAAGATGTTGCAGTCAATGATGGGACTTGTGTGTCCACCTGTCCCATCAGTATCCACCCAAGCACAGAGTCCAGAGCTACGGGTGAACCGTCAATTTTGGCCCCAGTAAGGAGTCTAGGAACTAACTCTGCACCAATTAACAGATCAACAGGACCAGGGGTGTCAAATGCAGGGTCGGCAAGTTTCAAATGTGCCACTGCACCACGGACCCTGGCGCTCAGCTTGGCACTTGGCAAATTGGAGGTGATTCtcgaaattacaaatacatctacTGCAAACTGGGGGCTCGTGCTACCAACTGGTGCCATAACAATGGAGGCGCATGACTTGGCCACATTCACTGAAGTGTTAGCTAAACCTTGTACTGGTAGATGAGATCTTCTACGAGTAAGCCTCAATCTTTGCAGACAGCTCTCTGTGACGAAGCTAGCTTGGCTGGCAGTATCCAACAGAGCCCTCACGACCATTGGAGTTCCACTTGAATCAAACACGTGTACCTGTGCTGTTGATAATAACACTGTTCTTGCTTCACTTGGTAGAGCGGCAGCAACTGCAACAGTTGCAGGGTTTGGTTCAATGAGTGTGGTTGAAGCATCCTTGCCCGGACCAGGGTTGATGGCTGTCTGTTGCTCGAAGTGCAACAGAGAATGATGCCTGGATCCACAATAACGACACGATGATGATGAACAATCCTTGGATGCGTGAGATGGTGACAAGCaattcaggcataatttgtgctCCTTAGCTATCTTATATCTGTCCTTGGGACTACTCTTGATGAATTTAGGGCACTTAAAAACAACATGGGTACTGTTACAAACGCAACATGATTGTGGAGAGCTGACCAAACTTTTCACAGATTGACGAGCCTGTCTCCAGCTTGGCATTTGGTTCCTTGACTGTGTAGGTCCTGCACCTGGAACATGTGACCGAGAAGCTGTCACAGTTTCCTGGGCCCGACAATGGGTTTCGATAAAGGACAAAAGGTTTTTTACAGTTGGAAGGGCATCGGTTTGAGTAAGCTCCCACTGTGTTTGAAGGACAGAGTCTAACCGCTTGCACAAAATAGGGAGCAAAATCAAGTCCCATTGGTCTACAGGGACATCCAGTGCCCTAAGGGCCAAGAGGTTCTCGTTTACAATGGTTAACAAATTGCGCAGAGCCTTGGGTGAGTCAGACGCAGCCATTGGGGCCTTCAAGAGGGCCTCTACATGGACTGAGACAATTAGCCTCTTATTCTCGTAGCGGCCAACAAGAAGCTTCCACGCGACCTCGTAATTCGCTTCAGAGATCGGCAGAGATTGCACCATTCCAAGTGGTTCCCCATTAAGGGCGGTCTTGAGGTAGGCCAGTTTTTCCACTGATGATATATCAGCATTGTTGGCTACCAGGGTGACAAATAAATTAGAGAAATTAGCCCACTGCTGAGGGCTCCCATCAAACTTGGGAAGAGAGATTTTTGGAAGAGCCACACGAGATTTGCTCACCTGAGTAGTGGGTGTGCCTGGTGATACTACCTTGACCTCCTCAATGGCTTCCAATGTTGACATCActtcgaaatatttttcttcaaagtcAGCCAAGTGTGCGGTGTGCGCCTCAGCATCGAATCCATCTTCGGTCGTTGCGGTTGTTTCAACGATGACGAAGTCCGTTTCGAACCTTTCTCGGACGCAGTGAAGGTCGCGCGCTGTGGcgcgaaacaaatttatttttgagctATCACTGGGAACCATCTGCGCGAGATCAAAGGCTCGCTTAATACGACCTTCAGCAAGACGGATGCGCACCAGCGCCGACTGCCCTTCAGCCATGGTGATTGACTACCAAAGGGTTCAACGATCGTTTTCAAATGAAACGGAAGACATAACCTCAACCTAGAGGTTAGAGTCGTCGAACGAACTAGTTAAAACGTTTCAACCACAGCCGAGACACTGATCGCTGCTCCCGCCAACCAAAACGAGCACTTCAGAGTCACAAACTGTTAGTCAATGTGCGAGAATTCACTTCACACGAGGCTAACAACGCCGCGATAGCACGAacgaaaattacacaaaaaaatgaaCGAAAATACCGGAActagatccggcccggaggaccaaaaatgttcattaatggactataaaacagcgaattgcacaaaactatttaatgtggcgaccgatgtcgccagatagcaagagtacccgatagcaccacttaccaccatgcctttgtagaacaactgacttccggaggaagcagggcagccaactcacagcagccaagtagcagcgccactatcgccagcagcgcggcgcgcgagattcaaaactcaagtgtgttgaccaatgccaacaatgtttataatgtccaaggtctatttacacggaaactatacaatatacataacagtgtatattgtaacaaaggtacactctgttgatttgtagggtaccacaaggaacagagttttttctttgatgtgatactaaacaaaaatgtttccataatggtaaataatgagaatgattgttggtctgcaatgttaatgtatgttaaaacgattacataatttcgattactagaaaaaatgtgatcatgaaagtttattaatttttcaattgccgcgagcagtttacgcgtgttatattattttttatgtattttactaattgagggtttcGAAAGTTGGCAAGTCTGTCATGAACTCTTTACACTTTTTGTCTGTAAGGTATGTATTGCCTACATCGAGGCCTTTCTGTTTATCGAGTGCACATTGCCACTTAAAGTCTGTAAACGGTCGTCCATGTTTCGCCAGTGCATGAGATGTACGAAAAAGCAACTGCATTTTTGCTAGTGCTTCTTTATTTATGCTCTGCAAAGCCTTTTCTGCCAGAGATGTACTTGATGTGGACATTTGCACATTTTGTAATTCTTGACACTGCCTGTGACAACTACTTGCTGCATGGGACGTCAAGTTTTCTTTACGAAAACTTGAACATCCTTTTACCAATGCCGACTCGAATGCTAGTTTGGGATACACTTCACAGACTTTGCAGTACATTTTTTTCTGAGCATTATCATACCGAACCCATTGAAATTCTGTACACCAGTTCTGAATAAACTCACGTGCCCGCACTTTTTTATCATATTGATTATCGTAGTCTTTCTTGTCGTCGTCAGTTTTCCGTTTTTTTTCCGGCTGCTTTGAAGCGCCACTTACAAATCGCCACATTGCTGCACAAACAACTCTaatgtataatattaaaatattgcgcACCTTTACGTCATAAACACCTGTCAATATAGACACGTTAATTGTTTGGGGTGCCAGTTCACACGTGAAACGAATGAGAACGAAGGCATGTGAAGAATTTGTGACGGGAGGAAGAGAGAGATTGATGGAGGGAGGGTAGCAGGAAGGGAGGGAGACAGGAAGGGAGGCAGGAAG from Bacillus rossius redtenbacheri isolate Brsri chromosome 1, Brsri_v3, whole genome shotgun sequence includes these protein-coding regions:
- the LOC134541050 gene encoding uncharacterized protein LOC134541050; the encoded protein is MAEGQSALVRIRLAEGRIKRAFDLAQMVPSDSSKINLFRATARDLHCVRERFETDFVIVETTATTEDGFDAEAHTAHLADFEEKYFEVMSTLEAIEEVKVVSPGTPTTQVSKSRVALPKISLPKFDGSPQQWANFSNLFVTLVANNADISSVEKLAYLKTALNGEPLGMVQSLPISEANYEVAWKLLVGRYENKRLIVSVHVEALLKAPMAASDSPKALRNLLTIVNENLLALRALDVPVDQWDLILLPILCKRLDSVLQTQWELTQTDALPTVKNLLSFIETHCRAQETVTASRSHVPGAGPTQSRNQMPSWRQARQSVKSLVSSPQSCCVCNSTHVVFKCPKFIKSSPKDRYKIAKEHKLCLNCLSPSHASKDCSSSSCRYCGSRHHSLLHFEQQTAINPGPGKDASTTLIEPNPATVAVAAALPSEARTVLLSTAQVHVFDSSGTPMVVRALLDTASQASFVTESCLQRLRLTRRRSHLPVQGLANTSVNVAKSCASIVMAPVGSTSPQFAVDVFVISRITSNLPSAKLSARVRGAVAHLKLADPAFDTPGPVDLLIGAELVPRLLTGAKIDGSPVALDSVLGWILMGQVDTQVPSLTATSLCISLLTSHPPLDEVVKRFWELEEFPATTHKSPEDVKCEEWFSKTHLRSGDGRYSVSLPFRQPLLKLGASRPQALNRFLRLENRLKSDPKLKAMYSEFMSDYVASGHMEEVTESQIPSASYYIPHHCVVKPESSTTKLRVVFDASAKSSSGVSLNDALFTGTRLQRDIVDLLLSFRLHVVVFTGDIKQMYRQIGVHTHQDYQHIVWRFNDAEPVKDYRLKTVTYGVSAAPFLALRTLQQLAQDETEHFPTASQVLLTDVYVDDVVTGSNSVDSALAIQRELITLLGKGGFKLRKFMSNHQALLDWLPVEDIEIPQPFSLDSDDCVIKVLGLQWNPVSDTYSYKIQPSSGNATKRTILSNLARIFDPLGWLTPLSMFAKHLIQVLWARNLGWDTEPPDDILSNWKNFNTQLSQLSSVTIPRLIRGQAGGSYQLHGFSDSSEIGYAAVVYLRIDNPDGTVLVHLLIAKSKVAPLKVQSLPRLELCGALLLARLLHHVIDAYGATLHFSSVTAWTDSQVTLAWINSSPHELKTFVANRVSHIQELTRPEWWKHVRSEHNPADCGSRGLLPAQIVSHPLWWSGPSWLKKAEDQWPEGIPCIKASDVILLERKVVALGTFISPGDLDTLLERFSRLTRLLRVTACLFRFINNCRHPLEGRAIEELSSKDLNTALEFWIRYVQSMCYRSDLIALKKDQITSPQLRRLLPFIDSKGVIRVGGRLSHSDLPFEQKHPALLPKSNPLTRLIIGHYHEVNQHPGIQALQAILREKFWIMGDKRAITNLVHRCVRCFRASPSSVAPLMGNLPAMRVQQVKPFSRSGVDYAGPFLIKMARLRKAAVLKAYLCVFVCCATKAVHIELASDLSTDVFLAAYKRFIARRGRSSDIYSDCGTNFVGARNQLSELQQLLTSSSHQTTVASSLAHLGVTWHFNPPAAPHFGGLWEAGVKSFKSHLRRVIGEQILTYEELNTVLAQVEAVLNSRPLCPLSADPKDFTPLTPGHFLTLEPLVTIPEPDLRQVKMNCLHRWQLVSRLHQDFWHRWHRDYLHTLQQRSKWQKRASGLAPNQMVLVKEDRLPPLQWPLGRIVDLHHGTDGVARVATVRTVTGTVKRPAVKLCPLPCDC